Proteins from a single region of Nocardioides oleivorans:
- a CDS encoding arginase family protein: MAIINVLGYPSSAGAYCVGVEHAPTALRDAGLVSALTAEGHRVNDHGDLPVHLWKPDRERPRAQNLLEEVEALRALADAAAPLIATEGRLLVLGGSCTVALGLCAAVANVGLEPHLVYVDRHLDLNTPESTTEGSLSWMGMAHALDVPGAEAQLAGLGSRRPLLEPGHVSYLGVDLADETTSWERDQVDRLGLAVTSQAELVADPTAAARKAKTALPEGPFVVHVDVDVLDFIDAPLAENVNGRNSGPTVAQLGEAIAELWGMPDFLAISVGQLVPAHAASDPTSLARFVDALASPAEA, translated from the coding sequence ATGGCGATCATCAACGTCCTTGGCTATCCCAGCAGTGCTGGCGCCTACTGTGTCGGCGTCGAGCATGCGCCAACCGCGCTACGTGATGCAGGTCTGGTGAGCGCACTGACGGCAGAGGGGCATCGGGTGAACGACCACGGCGATCTCCCGGTCCACCTGTGGAAGCCGGATCGTGAACGTCCCCGCGCCCAGAATCTCCTCGAGGAAGTCGAGGCCCTCCGCGCTCTCGCGGACGCAGCAGCACCACTGATCGCGACCGAAGGCCGCCTGCTCGTCCTCGGTGGGAGCTGCACCGTGGCGCTCGGGCTATGTGCAGCGGTCGCAAACGTCGGGCTCGAGCCACACCTCGTCTACGTCGACCGGCACCTCGACCTCAACACGCCGGAGTCGACCACCGAGGGCTCGCTCAGCTGGATGGGCATGGCCCATGCACTGGACGTGCCGGGGGCCGAGGCGCAGTTGGCCGGACTGGGAAGTCGTCGTCCGCTGCTCGAGCCGGGGCACGTGAGCTATCTCGGGGTCGACCTCGCTGACGAGACCACCAGCTGGGAACGTGACCAAGTCGACCGTCTCGGACTTGCTGTCACATCGCAGGCAGAGCTGGTCGCAGACCCGACGGCGGCCGCCCGCAAGGCGAAAACCGCACTTCCGGAAGGGCCGTTCGTGGTGCACGTGGATGTCGACGTCTTGGACTTCATTGATGCTCCGCTGGCCGAGAACGTGAACGGCCGCAACTCTGGCCCGACCGTGGCACAACTGGGTGAGGCCATCGCCGAGCTGTGGGGCATGCCCGACTTCCTCGCCATCTCAGTGGGTCAACTCGTGCCGGCTCATGCCGCGTCCGACCCGACCTCGCTGGCCCGGTTCGTCGATGCCCTCGCCTCGCCCGCCGAGGCGTGA
- a CDS encoding lysophospholipid acyltransferase family protein, translating into MTREPAVELPRSSNEHPATRLLHAVRPTAAWLMRRRWPVTVHHAERVPATGGVILAANHVGVIDGPLLATFSPRPVHALTKHEMFAGRLGGLLRATGQVPLDRFHADPGAIRTCLRVLRGGGVVGIFPEGTRGSGELRRFHHGAAYLALVTGAPVVPVTLIGTRPPGGGSNALPARGEAIDLVLGQPWQTPQQPWPRTREQVAATSVLLRGHLLSELGSALSQTRRSLPGPLPAGQSEDDPDTGLVENAREL; encoded by the coding sequence GTGACGCGCGAACCCGCCGTCGAGCTTCCCCGCAGCAGCAACGAGCACCCGGCCACGCGGCTGCTCCACGCCGTCCGACCGACGGCCGCGTGGCTGATGCGTCGGCGGTGGCCGGTCACGGTCCACCACGCCGAGCGGGTCCCCGCGACGGGCGGGGTGATCCTCGCGGCCAACCACGTCGGTGTGATCGACGGACCGCTGCTGGCGACCTTCTCCCCGCGGCCGGTCCACGCACTCACCAAGCACGAGATGTTCGCGGGGCGCCTCGGCGGGCTGCTCCGCGCGACCGGCCAGGTCCCGCTCGACCGGTTCCACGCCGACCCTGGTGCGATCCGCACCTGTCTTCGCGTCCTCCGGGGCGGGGGAGTGGTCGGCATCTTCCCCGAGGGCACCCGCGGCAGCGGCGAGCTGCGCCGGTTCCACCACGGTGCGGCCTACCTGGCGCTCGTCACCGGCGCCCCCGTCGTACCCGTCACGCTGATCGGCACCAGGCCGCCCGGGGGCGGCAGCAACGCGCTCCCGGCCCGGGGCGAGGCCATCGACCTCGTGCTCGGGCAGCCGTGGCAGACGCCACAGCAGCCGTGGCCGCGCACGCGGGAACAGGTGGCTGCCACCTCGGTGTTGCTCCGGGGGCACCTGCTGTCCGAGCTGGGCAGCGCCCTCTCGCAGACGCGCCGATCCTTGCCCGGGCCCCTTCCTGCGGGACAATCCGAGGACGACCCCGACACCGGGCTCGTCGAGAACGCCAGAGAGCTGTGA
- the der gene encoding ribosome biogenesis GTPase Der: MSEYDAVDVETDAGPTPVLAVVGRPNVGKSTLVNRIIGRREAVVEDRPGVTRDRVSYDANWNGRAFTVVDTGGWDPDARGLAERIAAQAEIAVSLADAVLFVVDATVGITDSDEAVVRILRKSGKPVVLAANKVDDQRTEAEAFGLWNLGLGEPFPVSALHGRGSGDMLDAILEALPETPAESFEEVGGPRRIAIVGKPNVGKSSLLNMLAKEDRVVVDDASGTTVDPVDELIQLGEHTWRFIDTAGIRKRVNQASGHEYYASLRTTTAIDRAEVAVLVLDASQSVSEQDMRIIQTVRDAGRAMIIAFNKWDLVDDERRYYLEREIERDLVQLQWAPRINFTARTGWHVDRLVPAIEKALAGWETRVGTGALNTFLGRLVAEHPHPVRSGKQPKILFATQPSVAPPTFVLFTSGKLDAAYERFVERRLREEFGFVGTPIVIEQKPREKRKR; this comes from the coding sequence ATGAGTGAGTACGACGCCGTAGACGTCGAGACCGATGCCGGTCCGACGCCCGTCCTGGCCGTGGTGGGCCGCCCCAACGTGGGCAAGTCCACCTTGGTCAACCGGATCATCGGTCGTCGTGAAGCCGTGGTCGAGGACCGACCCGGCGTGACCCGCGACCGCGTCTCCTACGACGCCAACTGGAACGGCCGGGCCTTCACCGTGGTCGACACCGGCGGCTGGGACCCCGACGCCCGCGGTCTCGCCGAGCGCATCGCCGCCCAGGCCGAGATCGCCGTCTCGCTCGCCGACGCCGTGCTCTTCGTGGTCGACGCGACCGTCGGCATCACCGACTCCGACGAGGCGGTCGTCCGGATCCTCCGCAAGTCCGGCAAGCCGGTCGTGCTCGCCGCCAACAAGGTCGACGACCAGCGCACCGAGGCCGAGGCCTTCGGCCTGTGGAACCTCGGGCTCGGCGAGCCGTTCCCGGTCTCGGCCCTGCACGGCCGCGGGTCGGGCGACATGCTCGACGCGATCCTCGAGGCGCTCCCGGAGACTCCCGCCGAGTCGTTCGAGGAGGTGGGTGGCCCGCGTCGCATCGCGATCGTCGGCAAGCCCAACGTCGGCAAGTCCTCGCTGCTCAACATGCTGGCCAAGGAGGACCGGGTCGTCGTCGACGACGCGTCCGGCACCACGGTCGACCCGGTCGACGAGCTGATCCAGCTCGGCGAGCACACCTGGCGCTTCATCGACACGGCGGGCATCCGCAAGCGGGTCAACCAGGCGTCCGGCCACGAGTACTACGCCTCGCTGCGCACCACGACCGCGATCGACCGCGCCGAGGTGGCCGTGCTGGTGCTCGACGCCAGCCAGTCGGTCTCCGAGCAGGACATGCGGATCATCCAGACCGTCCGCGACGCCGGGCGCGCGATGATCATCGCCTTCAACAAGTGGGACCTCGTCGACGACGAGCGCCGCTACTACCTCGAGCGCGAGATCGAGCGCGACCTGGTGCAGCTCCAGTGGGCGCCCCGGATCAACTTCACCGCCCGCACCGGCTGGCACGTCGACCGGCTCGTCCCGGCGATCGAGAAGGCGCTCGCGGGCTGGGAGACGCGCGTCGGCACCGGTGCCCTCAACACCTTCCTCGGCCGCCTCGTGGCCGAGCACCCGCACCCCGTGCGCAGCGGCAAGCAGCCCAAGATCCTCTTCGCGACGCAGCCGTCGGTGGCCCCGCCGACCTTCGTGCTGTTCACGAGCGGCAAGCTCGACGCGGCCTACGAGCGGTTCGTCGAGCGCCGGCTGCGCGAGGAGTTCGGCTTCGTCGGCACGCCGATCGTGATCGAGCAGAAGCCGCGCGAGAAGCGCAAGCGCTGA